The region CATTCTTACAGCAAAcataaataaattgaaattaaattaaattaaatattcagAAAATATCCCATCCCAAAAAGAACACCGTGAGATTGACACATATTTGCATATAATATAAGATGAAATGAATTTAGTGTTACAGCATTtatatcataaaaaaaaaaaaagcaatcaaACCAAGCATTTGTGTCTAAGGAGGGTGAAAAACTAGAGTTCTCAGTTGATCTAAAATCCAAAGAGTAGAGTGAAGACCTAACAAAGTCTACCAACAATCAAAAGAATCCAGGACGCATAGGTAAGTTTTGCGGCAggtttaaaacacaggtcacttgttacaggtcattgttttacgtAAACTAAAGCAACtcaaaaccttcaaattggcTAACCTTGAGCGTAAACATCACTTTTAGGCCTAATGACACCTAACCAGTACTAAGTTTGGAATTAGTAAAGGTTTTGTAAATCACTAATCAAGTGACCTGTATACTTTAATTAAAACTGTTCCAAGTTTTGATAAACATAAAATTTTCTTCTTCCCTTGTCATCAACTTTAACACCACCAatttactataaaataaaaGCACTAAATCTCAAAAAGTGTCCCCAAACTCTACTCTTCAAATAAACATTACAGTGGTAACCATTAGAGGTTTTCACTCATAACCACTGACTTAAAAATAATGCATTAGCTCTTACAAACTCTTTAGCCCGACACAATTGACACTCTGACTCCACTGGACTTTTTGCGACAAACATGCACCTCATAACTTGCAATCCTGAACAAAGATGCTGGTTAAAGTTCAGCTCTCTCAGATTACCATACTAACCTTGCTCTGCACAAAAATCAAACACCTTGTATCAATTAGGTCATTATTACCTTTTCAAACACATGCTTTTCATGCAAAGGAGGATCAAAGGGCTGGACATCAGCTCTGGACACAACTGAGacctgcaaaaaaaatataaggatAATAGTTAGATTAGAGATGAGAAAATTACACgatgattaaaaaaagaaaaacagaatgaGCTCTGCATGTCCACATGAAAGTAAGATGGCCAATAAGAGCACTTGTGTGAGATGCAAGCAATTTGCATGTGTGTTGCACATTGTTCAtttattttgatgttttgaattGCTCTGACTCTTCTTCCCAGGTGTGATTCAGTTTCGCTGGAATGAATTAGCTATTGGAAACCCCTTTTTCAGCTTTCAAGTGTGCCACTCCAGCAAAGAAGTTGATATATGTCCTGTTAGCTAGTTGATGTCTTCAATTTGAACAGTGCTTTTTTTCCCGGACTGTTCCTAAGGCAAACACAACTGGATATTGAACAGGATCTTCTTTAGACAATCTAGCATCAACACTGCCTTTCCTACAATAAGATATTTACCACAGCTGTCATTCGAAAAAAGAGGCCTATTGCTCAAAGGCTTCAAGTCTTAAACTCACCATGTAAAGGTGAGGATTCCTTTCCACGTCAACTTGCACAACAATGAAGCTGTGAAGGAAGTTGGATTTGATGCAGTCTGGAATAAACTTTGTGTTTCTTGCCTCCATAAAGACAATACAAACAATATCATTTCCAATGTGCCTCTTGCGCTGAAGctgaaaaacaaattaagtGTTCATgagacaataacaataatactggTAATAATGTTACCACCATCATCATTATTGCAATTTTATTATTGACTTGTCTCACATGACATGACATAAATCATCTTGCAATTGGTCTTCTGTGGTAATTGGTTTAATTTATACAGTAGAGTGTAACATTGCTCACACACAACATGCTCACTATATAACCAGTTTGACCTTAGCTAAGATGGGGACCTGGTACTAGTTTGCTAAGATAGGGATCTGGCTCTAGTAGGCCGATGTTTGTTACGTTTCGACTCATTTGGCTTTCTTATCATTCTGTGTGCATGCGACACGAGTTATCTGTGATAACCAATTTGTCCTTGCGAAATGGATGGACTCTGATTTACTCATGTGATTGATGATTCCTATATTGCAATAAATTTTGATTATACTTGTGACGAGTCATTACATTTTCCCACTGTATTCAGAAGCTGAAACATCACTTATCCAGTAAAGTGACTACTGgacactaattggagacactgcaGTACcgaaatcaaatcaaaccatGCAGTAACCAACTCATATCAAAtggtaggttggtttttgaggacaggggaaaaccagagtatacctggagaaaaaccaaTATATAggaaataaaatcaaatcaaatgttgcctTTTTGTAACAGAAAAAAACCTGGGTTGAAGCAGAGCAAACAGGCAACAAACACGAGGAATCAACCCTGGGACACAATGGTAATCAAGGCAATTGAAGTGCACTACCGTATCATTCCTTCTCCCTACTGACAATAACCAATGATTTTCCCACTTACTTCAAAAGGGCATCTTGAAAACGAACACCCTAAGACCCTGAAAAttcgaaaacaaagaaagtaaccccaaaccctcaatttTGCCAACCATAGGCCttaaaaaaccaactttaggcctagggttagctaaattgagggttttgggttactttcttcggTTTTGAGTTCTTGGGGTCTTTaagggtcttcgttttcaagacaccctttttcaaaagttattattatcaaaAAAGAGGAGAACCAAGAGACTAGTACCTAAATAATAACCTGAAAAACAAAAGCctcattaattaataactgtACCTTCTGCGAATCAAATTCTTCAAATGGAAGGAGTGTGGACACATGGAACATGATCTCGTTATCAGCAAACTTGGTGTAAACAGAGTGTGTCCCAGTTAGGTCATTGTTATTGTCCAGTCCTGCACGGTATTTATCAAAACCTTGGAGTCGGATTCTTTGACCCAGAAGGTCAAGAAAGTGGTCAAATGCTTTGCTGTGTGTCTCatttccaaacagctcttcttcagtttgttgattctccTTCATGTAAATCACACCAAACTTGTAAGCTTGTTTCACAAAAGCCTGCAAAATGTAGCATCTATTATGAATACTTCATCATTACTCTTTGAATATGGGGATGAAATATCATCCTTACAACTACTTACTTAATGCTGCACCTGAGGATTATCAATCATGTAagcattttaaaatatatttattagagACAGAAATCAAGGTTAATGGAAGCTTTTGCCTTTCCAAAAACCTTCCCTAAATCCTCTGTTAAGCCCCCCTCTCAAATAAGCCCCCACTTATCAGTGTATAAATGTtaccccgcccccccccccccccccctccccacttaCCAAATCTATTAATGatactatattattattattattattattattattattcttattattattcacagcaGTAACACCTCATTTGGACTGACGCAGTATAGTTTATTCATGTGCTGGAAGTTCAGATTTGGTTCTCGCAAGTTTataaaaatgttgcaaataatttgtaaaatGTGTATAATATCACTCAAAAATTTCCATACTAGACAGTTATTGCCCTGGTGCAAAACACGAAGTAGGGAACTGTCACTCTAGTctgtttattttcttctttcttagAAATTATAGAGGATAATGGAGGATATTTAAGGTAAGCAAATCTTTAAGGACCCTTGCAAATGTTCAAATGCTAAAATAAAAAGGATACCTTGTGACTATATTGCAAACTAAGATACTAGGGAATGAACTCAAATTGCAAGGACAGATACACTGATAAATAAACTGAAAGTTTAGGGATGATTGTAATGGCTGGATCTGAAAAAGATCTTTCAGAATCTAAAGATCTTGACAATAAGTCACTAAGGATCCAATCTTGCCAAGCTTTTTTGAAGATTCATGTTGCAGTATTCCTGGAATCATCTTAAAAAATATCTAAAAAAGGTTTCAACCAGGGGAGCACATTGATCTGATTCTTTATAATAACCATTTACATTGTATCACTCACACTGTCCATCTTTAGAAGATCTGTTTTTGCCAGTGGAGTTGAAATAGCCTTCATGGAGGACTTGACATTAACTTGTCGCCTTAAAAACTGAACCACTTCCTCTTTGCTGGGAACATTATCTTGTTGATTTGACAAGGAGAGAAGTCCAAAAATTAAGTAGTATGCTGATCGAACCATAACTctgccaaaaataaaaataaatagtgACTGGAGTGGGTGCTCTCCTTGCTTACTGGTGACATTCTTGCCTGGAGAGTAGGGACCTCCCCCTGGTGAGAACATGGTGCCTTTCAAGGTTAAACCATGAAGAATTTCTCATGATAATTGCTCAGCAGGGCTTTCCTCCAATTACTCCAGGGTTTCTTAACATTTATAATTTTAATAAACCtttaatagaccgaatgcataaatggcggccaaaaaaaattcttttgtttatgtgctaattagcatCACTAGCCTCGCTTGCgtgaacaaaatacaaaagaaaggttgcttgagagcgaggctagtgagtctcattagcacataaacaaaagaatacatttttggccgccatttatgcattcggtcaattctcttcaaaatttcattaataattcatgagaaAAATGGCTTATCTGGTCATCGAAAAAACATAACATGCATGGGCTTTAAAAACCAATAAAACAGTCTCCTCATTAGCATCCTTTATAACATAAAGCATACttataaggcatagcttgtttttcttctatGCTAATGTTCTCTTCTAACAATTTGTTCTGACTCCAGAGGGACATGCTTTTGAAGCTGTTCTATAAACTCGCACTGTGCtttaaaatgcaagaaaatagcTCCTGCTCATTTACCAAACAGTACTTGACAGCAAAATTGTATGTTATGTACAGTATTAATTCAAAGACAACTATGAGGACTGGACTCATTTTTAATTGTGATAGGGTTTGGTATGAGATaaatattttcacattcccAACTGTAttcatgtacattgtatgaTATTCATTAGTTCCAAAAATTGAAGCATCTCTTCTTGCAACTATATAATATATACGAAGAAGCACTCCCTCCTTACGTAATAGATTACTGGATATTCATAGCTACAAGGGCTTTcttaaaggaaattaaaaaaaataaatacataaaaagTATTGAATATTATTAGTAAAAGTTGAATATTTAAATTCACCTCAGACAATATTCAGCACAATTCCCACTGTAATACACGAATATTACTTGTTTATTTGAAAGTTAATATATAAGATTGGAAATTTAATATGACTTTGGACAGGAGGCAAAATGCCAATTAATATTCATAAGAGTCTCTTAACAAACCATCAATTAGCAAAACATAGCTTGTGAAATTCTAAGAAGCAAAGTTTCTCCTTTCCTTTAATGAAGTCATCACCCCTTTCTATTTCAATTGCAAATGCAATGTGTTTCATCAAGAATGCAGCGACAAATTATTAAATGCTCCTCTCTAAATTacttgataataatattataatctCAAGCAGAATCACTCCAGTCAGTTTAATGGGATTACTACAGTTTTATGACGGATTCACCCTATTAACCTCAGATTTCAATGATTTCTGAACAATTGGCAATAATATTTAGAATAAAGTTCTGTCTAGATCTATGCCACCCACTCTGCTTAATTTCATCTCTGAGAAAACTAATAATGCAAATTATGTTCTGTACAGAGCCAATACATCTCGCACAGTACTTCCCTAATCCCAGTGAATACCCAGAAAAGGGTAAATTGTCTGTATCTTCACAAACTATGAAACTGGCCTATGAAATGTCAGAAATACTTTCTAAGGAAAGTGATCATGGAATTACTGTGGTTTGTTCCCACTTTCACAATTAGAACTTCCAAAGGGCCAAATTCTGTGTTAGCTTCAATTGATTCACAgatgctcaatacacataaagGAAACATCAGTAGAGCCAAACACTTCCTTTATTTCCTGTTGGTGGGCAAGTCTCTTAGCAAGACatgacaaaaaaatcaaaatgaagACAcgttaattttgatttttgaacTTAAATAATGAAAGTGCACCTGTGGGACTatcaacaaagaaaattaaaattgacaACCCATTACATGCATTTTCACGCTCATTTCAGATTCTAAAGTTGCTTTGTACTATCTCGTCGGTTATATCCAATTCGTGTACCTACAAGTACAATTTTATGCCTTTGTAAGTGGTATGAAATATAAGGCAAAAATTCACTAACCAGGCATAAAAAAATGCACACAACGGCgataaattattttttccatATTGCCAACAGTTCAATGATTGTTTTTGGTCAcaaaatattatattattaaatattataaTCTTTCTGAAAGTGTCTGATACCTCAGACAGTCCAATGGAAATAGGATATCTCAGCGAAAAATATAAGCTTATCCGTTTTCTTTACTTTCATGCAGATAAGCACGAATTGTTTTCCCTACGAATGCAAAACAACTTACCGATAACAACCTCTTGATTGGGGGCTTGATTCTGGTTTTAAGATGAACAGTAACACTCCGACATCATCTTCGTTAGCGCAGTATGTCCAATGTCTTAGCCCATGAAAAAACTCGCGATAAAATTTCTCGGGAGCAACAGAACTCAGTTGTGTACCAGTATTCAACGACCCAAAATCAGAGAAGCTTTTTGTGTGATGGTTGTATATGTTTGCGATAAATTCTCTTTTTGGACAGTTCTTCTCAGTGCATTCGACGCCATAACCAGCCACTCTTTCGATGTGTTGCGGCTCATCACAGCTGCATTTCAGTTCGGATATCCCCACTGTGCTTTTAAGAAAGTTTTTACTAGACTCAGTATTCTCAAGCGCTGCTTTTGAAGCAAGACTTCTCGCTTTGAAGTCGTTTAATGCTTGAATCAGCGTGTCACTCTCCACATTTTGACCACAGTGGTGTCTTGAAACACTGTATGCTTGTGCTTTGTCCTCGGGTGAGGAGTTACATACGGCGCAAACAAAACAGTCTTGATGACAACGCCTGAGCTCGTCTGAGTTGAATGCATTTGAACGTGAAGAAGGATTGATATTTTGAGCGGACCACAAGCTGACTGCGTTTTCGCACGATTCCAAATTCGATTTACATACAAAACAAGATGAGTTTCCTGCCATATTAGAACTTCATCGTTAACACCAGTAACGTGCGACGGATTTCACTTGAATGTTTTAACCGGTCAAAATACAGGAAACGCGTCTGGGCTTAACTTGACTTGACGGTTACATCGGTCAATCAATTAACTCTTCGGACAATCCATTACCAAGACATAATCGATGACATTCGATTCCAATATATTAATGTCGATCTACCGCATGGAGTGAAGATCTGCGCCCGTCTCGATGATCACAAAATAATCTGTTTTCTCTTTAGACTCCTCGCTGCCTTCATTAAATAATAACGACATCTATTGTTAAACGTTCAACGCTCGCGAAAAGATTACTTACCGCAAATTGTTTACTTTTTCATTTGGGTAAGCGATGACAAGAAACGTCAATGAACAAAGATCTTCGCCAGGAAATGAGTTCATTTCATTTCGTTGTCACTTTAATATGGAAGCCATTCATTGCACTTTTTGTCCCTAAGGGGTGGTCCAAGCCTGCCCACCTTATTTTCCATTGAGCATAAGTGACGTTTTTGTGAAGAAAAATCGCAAAATATGTAAACATTTCGGCAGGTGTTCCTTTCTTGACCAGACACCgggccgccatgtttgttgtAACAGCTGTTTCAACCTCAGACCCAGTCTTTCCTTCCATTCGCCTAACTTGCATCACAAGACCCAAGGTCCTAACAAATCAGAGCAAATCACGGACATTTCACGATTCACTATACAGTAAAATGTATCTAAATGAATTAAGCAATGCagcttattccaaaatggccgccatttaaatattcttttgttttttattcaaattagcccttgatgcctcgttcttaagcttaaaattcaaagaatattttatctttaacGAGGCcaaacaagggccaatttgtatgcgcagAAATCAGTGGTCATTTTGGAGTATGGTGTATAAGGTTATTTTGCATGTTTCGACTGAGGACGACAGTGCGACTGATTAAAAGAGCAGAAGAGCATATGTTCAGACACCTTTTACAtgcaaaaatatatttagtGGCACAAAAGTCCAAGTTGGTGAACAATATGGTCCGCTTTATTCATTAATTGCTATCGCAGCAGGTCACAGCATAACAGAGAACGACAGCTGGGCATCCCGCTAACAGAACAATGTGGCTAAAACGTTTGCCATAAAAAGAGAACTTTGGGTAAAAACACAGGAAATCTAGGTAGAAACCATCCTCAATACCCTATACAGCCCATCCTTGCGATCATATTGAAACCCGAAAATTACCGATGCTCGTGTGAGACCAAAAGACCTTTCCGGCAGTCCCTGCTAGATATTGCCCCGAATCAAAGAATAACAAGAGGGCAATAGTCGTTCACGTGGGATGTGCAAGTTCATGTAAGCAGATGAACGCAGATTAGGGAAGCTGTTATCTGAAAACCCCAAAGACCAAGGCAGATAACATCGTGCTGGATCTACACAATTCTCCTTATCATATAAAAGGAAATTCACGCTTTTTCATGTATTTCAAAGGTGCAGTCACTGTAATATGAACACAAAGTGTTTCAACTTCCTCTTGTCACCCATTTTCGCGCTTTTCGAAGTCGTTGTGGTGTTACTacggacctttagattctaggacaaggacgagaacgagtacgagatttgactgcccggtTTTAGCGAAAATTCTGAGAAGATtcataacccggacgattaatcttactctttgttagcagtgtaggttcATCAGTCatttttattgctggtaacttaaccttttttgttgattgaaaaatgccaaaactgttACCGTGTTGTTTACTTGTTTTGATACGACGACAttcttgcaaaacctcgtactacaatgacgacggtatcacgtttttcctgccaaaagGACGCTGGttagcgcgcgctcactgttgtgcATTGAGGTAAtatcgtactcgtagtcgttctcgtcctagaatctaaagctctctattatggACTAGTGGAAGACAAATATACCGTAAATTTTTAATCGGCGGATTGTTGAAGTTTTTGTACAAGCGCTGATACCAGGGGATGATTTTTAAGTAATGGACCAGCTAAAAGGTAGGCAGGAGTACGGCAAAACTCATTAAAAAGGTGCGAACAGTTAATTGTTAATTCCATTTAAATTGGCTCATCTCATTGGCTAATACCAAAAAAACCCGAAAAAACtaagaacaaattttaaaaaaacctcaTTTTTAGGCCTTGTCTTTTCCCTACCCCTATTATCTGTCTCTTGGTGAAATTTGGCTTTTGCTCTATGCGCCAATTAGCACCACAAAATTATTGACCCTATTGCCGAGGGCTATtgttttctgcctgcttcttagccggaccattacttaagcTCGATTTCAGCAGCTTCACAAAATCCTACAAACTTAATTCCCAGGGTCTCCTCATCGACaaagaaccctgggaacgaggttgaaatcCTGCCGGTGTGGTCGCGTGTGTGCAGACTTATTTAttttggctcgtcacgcaatAGTTAACAAGGAAAGGTCATGTGACGTGGCAAAAGAATGTCTAAGAAGCTACAAGATTTTAGAGGCCTTGGATATACGAAGAAATCAGCTTTCGGCGTGAGCACTAATCTAACGTTAAGTGTATCAAGAGAGTTTCAACTTTCAACCTGCCATCGCAACAAACCAAATGTGCATTTACCATGGTTAAGTCACTGCTtaagagccagaaggcccatcaggccggcgcttatctccggcttcagtagcattaagcgactaggagtatttatactcccccctggatgggatgctagtccatcgcagggttacccccagcattacgccggtacccaattatacacctgggtggagagaggcaccgtgggagtaaagtgtcttgcccaagaacacaacgcaatgtccctggccaggccccgaacccggaccactcgatccggagtcgagcgcaccaaccatgaggccaccgcgcctcccatttACCATggttaagtaaaaaaaaaaccgatcacatttaaaatttgtttatcaTAGCCATActggagcggttttcaattgagtgtcgcaagtaattagataattactttggtttatgattacttcactcagtgattggttcaaatttctcgcgctgAGTTTTCCAACcaaccagaagtgaaaccaaaaccaatcgtagctcgggcgtgcacattttcccgcgctttgtgtcggctacatgtaattacttcgagttttgattggtttactggattgtctccgtccttttttgattggccaaagtaattactttggttttgattttacgacactcaattgaaactctcTCTATGCTAGAACATGCTAAAACAATGCAGTTAAAAATACACTTTGTTTTGTGCTTTACTTCAGCTACAAtacttaattacttaattaaacTGATAAATTAATTAAGTGGCCTATCTGTTAATAAAAGTGCTTAGacactttggttttggttgtacgacactcgattgaaactcgctctagagAGCTCTtgaatgtcgtaaaaccaaaaccaaagtaattactttggtcaatcaaaaaggactcagacaatccggcaaatcaatcaaaactcgaagtaatcacacgtagccgacacaaagcgcgggaaaatgtgcacgcgcgaggcacgattggttttggtttcacttctgattggttgaaaaaatggcgcgagaactttgaaccaatcactgagtgaagtaatgaaaaaccaaagtaattcactaattactttcgacactcaattgaaaaccactctaacaaTGTTGCCACAATACACTATGACAAAACTCCAAAACATCGAGACAAACTTCAATaccaaaagaataaagattacataaGAAAGTTGTGGCTTTCTGTATATCTCAAACTATTGGATCGATGTTGTAGTAATAAAGCTAATGGTAGTCTGCACAAGCGTTAAGCTTGGTCCTCTCAACGTGGAAGAAAAGATCGTTTATAAAACTGTTAAATAgcatcggtcctaaaacaatcccCTGCGGGACACCACTCCTGACGCTTTCTGGCTCAGCTGGAGCAGATGTCCCCAACCTTAACTCTCTAAAATCTGCCTGAGAGATAGTTCCTCAGTAAAGCGAAACTTGTATCGTTCTTGCCGTTAGCTTTAAGCTTGGAGAGAAGAAATGGACACCTAATTACATCAAACACTTTGGAGAGATCCATAGAGACAATCGCAACAAGCTCACCCCTCTCGCTTCCCCCTCCACATTTCTGTCAACCTCGGCAAGGAGGTCTCACAACTATGAAACTTCCGGTAGGCGCTGATATAATCCAATAATATTCCACCATAAAATTCATTCATCTGCAGAGCCAGCAACCTTGTAAAATATTGTCCAGAGCAGGAGCACTGTTAAGGGCCTGTAATTGGCTTTACAAAACTC is a window of Montipora capricornis isolate CH-2021 chromosome 13, ASM3666992v2, whole genome shotgun sequence DNA encoding:
- the LOC138028692 gene encoding uncharacterized protein, whose translation is MAGNSSCFVCKSNLESCENAVSLWSAQNINPSSRSNAFNSDELRRCHQDCFVCAVCNSSPEDKAQAYSVSRHHCGQNVESDTLIQALNDFKARSLASKAALENTESSKNFLKSTVGISELKCSCDEPQHIERVAGYGVECTEKNCPKREFIANIYNHHTKSFSDFGSLNTGTQLSSVAPEKFYREFFHGLRHWTYCANEDDVGVLLFILKPESSPQSRGCYRVMVRSAYYLIFGLLSLSNQQDNVPSKEEVVQFLRRQVNVKSSMKAISTPLAKTDLLKMDSAFVKQAYKFGVIYMKENQQTEEELFGNETHSKAFDHFLDLLGQRIRLQGFDKYRAGLDNNNDLTGTHSVYTKFADNEIMFHVSTLLPFEEFDSQKLQRKRHIGNDIVCIVFMEARNTKFIPDCIKSNFLHSFIVVQVDVERNPHLYMVSVVSRADVQPFDPPLHEKHVFEKNDEFRDWILKKLIHAEQACHRVPSFAKLHAKTRELILGGLFKSVDVKSRSEENRNSCPNSSVVHDHQCHITAGQVTRDFSCMNSEGHNREDTVAFLVGDIKKKCFIGVKSVMMSKSKVFHKIFSQAIPSANSNAPVIKTSPSSASPILRRAVSWRPGQLVHTGLRSGKVNLEKMRRCKSLNEAEDPYVTLESFTDFENKTDSENPAVMSHLLWQKVVIVKLFQSDVFEVLLEYLHTGSCEPVPSLLPGLLSAAQYYEVEELQQLCVGKIKQVNNVP